Part of the Polaribacter sp. Hel1_33_78 genome is shown below.
TATCAGCAACAGTAACATCTGGCGTCGCTAATTTTTCTGCAAAACGATCATTTCTATGCAACCAAAAAATAGGGGTTTTATCACCTTTTTCCCTAATAGTTTCAACTGCAAATCTCGAAATAGGATTCAAAGGATCATCATTAATTTCAGAACCTTCAACGACAGGAATATATTCATCCAATAAATTTACCATCAATCTTGCTAAACGGGTTTTTGCTTGTCCTCGTAAACCTAATAAATTAATATTATGTCTGCTTAGAATTGCTCTTTCCAACTCTGGAATTACGGTGTTCTCATAACCATGAACCCCCGTAAAGACATTCTCTTTGCTCATTATTTTACTAATAAGGTTTTCTCTTAACTCATCTTTAATCGATTTAGACTTATAACCTCGTTCTTTTAATGCGCCTAATGTTTTTAAATCTTGTATTCTCATTTATCCTTTAATTCGTTTTTTTCTATTTGTTTCATAATCTTCAAAAATCATTTCTCCCAATCCTTTTAATCCTGTGTAAAATGCTTTTCCTTGATTTGCTTGTGTAAACGCTTTTACAAATTGCATTAAATATGGGTCTTGGGCAATCATAAAAGTAGTAATCGGAATGTGTAATTTTCTGGCTTGCTGCGCCATTGCGTAGCACTTATTTACAATATACTTGTCCAAACCATTACTATTTTTGTAATATTGACCATCTGGCAAGAGTAAACAACTTGGCTTACCATCGGTAATCATAAAGATTTGTTTGTTTGTATTTCTTTTTCTTCGCAATAAATCCATCGCTAATTTCAAACCTGCAACAGTATTTGTATGATAAGGACCCACTTGCAAATAAGGCAAATCTTTAATTTTAATAGACCAAGCATCATTTCCAAAAACAATGATATCTAGAGTGTCTTTTGGATACCGAGTGGTAATTAATTCCGCCAAAGCCATCGCTACTTTTTTAGCTGGTGTAATTCGATCCTCTCCATATAGAATCATAGAATGACTAATATCAATCATTAACACGGTGCTCATTTGGCTTTTATGAAGTGTGTCTTCCACAACCAAATCGTTTTCTGTTAAATTAAAATTATCAATGCCATTGTTAATTTGAGCATTTCTAATACTTTCTGTAATAGAAACTTTATCTAATCCATCTCCAAATTGATAGGCTCTAAAGTCTCCTGTGTGTTCATCTCCAATTCCTGCAGATTTACTTTTATGATTTCCAGAACCACTTCTTTTAATCTTACCAAAAATGTGATTTAAAGCTTGCTGACGAATCGCGCGTTCTGTTTTTGGAGTAATTTTTGTACCTCCTGTTCCATCAGCTTTTACTTCTTCTCTTATGTAACCTTTTTTCTTTAAATCTTCAATAAAATCGTCAATAGTGTAATTTTCATCCGTCAATTTATATTCTTTATCTAAAGAACGTAACCAATCAATAGCTTCCTCAAAATCGCCAGAAGTATGTGTAATTAATTCTTTAAAAATCTCAAAAAGCATCTCAAACGGAGATTGATTTTCTGCCTCATACGTTTTAAAGATAAATCCTTTTCTTTTCGTGTTGTTTTTCATCACCCTAAAAATACGGCTTTATTAAATGCCTTAAAAAAGATTAACATAGCTTTAATATATGCTGCTATTATGTCAACCTATAATTTAAATATCTTTAAAAAAAAGATCAAATAATGGGGCTTTTAAAACAAAAAGTAATCTATTTTACAGATTATATAATTTTATCATAAAATTAACAGTAAAATTAACCTTCAAAAAGTAATTTCACGTTCCATTAAATTAATTTAAATCTAATATGAAAACAAATAATTCGCAATCATTCAAAATTCTTTGTTCGTTATTCTTAACATTAGCGATTGCTGGTGTTCAAGACACAAGTGCACAATTCTGGAAAAAGAAAACAAAGGCAAAAACTGAAATAGCTACCAAGAAAAAGGCTCCAAAAAAGAAGGGTAAAACAATAAAAGAGCTAACTAAGAGTAGTAAAAAAATCGAAGGTTTATTCGCAATCTATCAAGATACTATAACGGGAGCCACTCATTTATTAGTAAAAAAAGAACAATTAGATAATGACTTTATTTACTTCTCTCAAATTGCGGACGGAGTTACAGAAGCTGGTCAATTTAGAGGAGCTTACCAAGGTTCTAGTGTCTTTCACATTAAAAAGTACTTTAATCGTTTAGAATTTGTTGCCCCAAATACGTCGTTTTATTTTGATGAAAAGAATGCTATTTCTAAATCTTCAAGTGCAAATATTAGTGATGCAGTAATTGCAGCAGGTAAAATATTAGCTACAGATGATAAAACTGGCGAATATCTAATTGCTGCGGATGGTTTATTCTTATCAGAAACGTTTACAAGAATAAAAGGTCCAAGATTTCCAGGACAATCTCCTTTTGCTTTTAGCTTAGGTAGGTTTGACAAAACTAAATCTAAAATTGAGGAAATAAAAAACTACCCAGAAAACACCAATGTTAAAACTGAGTATGTATATAACAATCCTGCTGTTTTAAATGGTGGCAGTAGCGCAGTAACTGACGGAAGAAATGTTTCTATCAAGGTATTTCATACATTTATGAATATGCCAGAAAGTGATTATGAGACAAGAATGGATGACCCAAGGGTTGGATATTTCTTAACACAAACAAATAATATGACATCTACTGATGTTGTAAACTATAGAGATTTTATTCACAGATGGAAATTAGTGAAGAAAAATCCTGATGCGACTATATCCGAGCCAGTAACACCAATCACTTGGTGGATTGAAAATACAACACCTGTGGAGTTTAGAGAAACAATTAAAGATGGTGTTTTAGCATGGAATAAAGCTTTCGAAAAAGCAGGATTCAACAATGCAATGGTTGTAAAAATACAGCCAGATGATGCAGACTGGGATGCCGGTGATGTTCGTTACAATGTTTTACGTTGGACATCTTCTCCAAACCCTCCTTTTGGTGGGTACGGACCGAGTTTTGTAAACCCAAGAACTGGTGAAATTTTAGGTGCAGATATTATGTTAGAATATGTGCATTTTACCAATAGAGTTTACTATGATAGAGTTTTTGATAATGCCGCAGCTTTAAACTTTACCGCTGCAACTGCAGAAGAAGAAAAACTAAAATTTTTCAAAAACAAGAACAATCATTTATTCTGTTCTAAAGGACATTTAATGCATGAAAACACGTTATTTGGACAAACCGTTTTAGCAGCTGCAGGAGCGTCAGATTTAGAAATGGAAGGAATGAAAGAACAAGGGATGAAATCTTTAATTATGCATGAAGTTGGGCATACATTAGGATTAAATCATAATATGAAGGCGAGTCAGTTATTTTCTCCTGAACAATTAGCAGATGCGAATTTTATTAAAGGAAAAGCCTTAACAGGATCTGTAATGGATTATGCTGGTATCAATTTAACTTTAGACAGAAGCAAACAAGGTCAGTATTATGATATGGCAGTTGGTCCTTACGATATTTGGGCAATTCAGTTTGGGTATACACCGTTTAAATCAACTTCAGAAAAAAACACTTTATTAGACAGATCTACAGAACCTTCATTAATTTTTGGTAATGATGCTGATGATATGCGTTCTCCAGGAAAAGCAATTGACCCAAGAGTAATGATTGGTGATTTATCTAACGACCAAATTGGATATTCTATTGATAGAATTCAATTATCAAATAATATGATGAAAGATATCAAAACCCGTTTTGGTAACTCTGGTGAATCTTACATGCAATTAAGACAAGCTTATTATATTTTAAGCGGGCAATCTGCTACTGCCGCAGGTGTGATTTCAAGATTTATTGGTGGTGTTTATGTCGATAGAACAAAACCTGGTCAAAATGGTGAAACAATGCCTTATACACCAGTAAGTTTGGAAGATCAAAAAAGAGCAATGAATGCTTTAAAAAAATATGTTTTTGCTCCTGATGCTTTTAAAGCTCCCGCTGATCTATATAATTATTTAGCCCAACAAAGACGTGGTTATAATTTTTTTGGTGGTCCAGAAGACCCCAAAATACATGAGCAAGTGTTAAGCTACCAAGCAAGAGTTTTGGCACATATTACACACCCTAACACTTTAAAAAGAATTTCAAATTCTGAATTGTATGGAAATGAATATAAATTATCGACTTACATGACAGACTTAAACAATGCAATATTTAAAGGTGATATTAAAGGTAGCGTTAATTCTTTCCGTCAAAATTTACAAGCAACTTACACAAAGGGATTAATTAGTATAATTTCAGGAAAATCAAGCGGTAGATATCCAATAGCTGCTAAATCGATGGCTATTTACAACCTGAAAAACATACAAAACTGGGTGAGCAATACAACTGGAAATATAGCTACAAAAGCACATAAAAATCATCTTAAAACATTAATTACAAATGCGATGAAAGAGATTAAATAATCTTATAAAAATTTTCTATTATAAACCGCGCTCATTTTGAGTGCGGTTTTTTATTTTTACAGTATGGCAAGAATTTTAATTACTGGAGGTACCGGTTTAGTAGGAAAAAGACTAACACAACTATTGATTGATAAAAATCATGAAGTTTTAATTTTAAGCAGAAACCCAAAAAACGAAAATGAATTTAAATGGAATATTGTTAAAAATTATATTGATGAAAAAGCATTTAAAAATATTGATTTTATTATTCACTTAGCAGGAGCAGGAATTGCTGATGAACGTTGGACAAAAAAAAGAAAACAAGTAATTATAGATAGCAGGGTTAAAACGGCAAACTTACTTTTTGAAAAAGTTAATGAATTAAAACTGGAACTTAAGGGTTTTATTTCTGCTTCAGGAATTGGTTATTATGGAGCGATTACTTCGAAAACAATTTTTAAAGAAACAGATAAATCTGGTAGTGATTTCTTAGCTGAGGTTTGCCAAAAATGGGAAGCTGCCGCGCATCAATTTTCAAAAATAAACATACCGATAACTATATTAAGAACTGGGATTGTTTTAGCCGCAAAAGGAGGAGCATTAGAAAAAATGAAGACTCCAGTAATATCCCCATTAGGTTCAGGAAAACAATATATTCCTTGGATTCATATTGATGACCTATGCCAAATGTACATTCAATCCATAGAAGCTAATTTAATAGGTATTTATAATGCGGTTGCACCAGACCATCAAACGAGTATAACTTTTTCTAAAACGTTAGCAAAAAGCATAAAAAGACCCTATTTAGGTATTGGTGTCCCTGCCTTTATGCTGAAAATTTTATTTGGAGAACTTGCTGTAATTCTTTTAGAAGGAAGTAGGATTTCAACAAAAAAAATCGAAAAGAATGGATATTCTTTTCGATTTAAAACACTAAAAAAAGCGTTGAATAATCTATAATTATTTAGAATGTTGATGTAATATTTAAACCAACTTCACTCCAAGTTTTAGAAACACCGTCTGCACCTCTATGCAAATCTATACAAACCTTATTTAAAGATGATAAAGCATCTGATGCATTCCAATTAGTAACATTCATTGTCGCTTTCATATTAAAAGATTTACCAATAATTGTATACGTAAAAGGTACTTTTTGAGTAATACCATTCATTTTAATTTCTGCTACTCCATTTGTAACATCAGTTAAAGACAATTTACCAGAAAGTAATTTTGTATTTTCCATAATTCCAAAAAAGAACTTTTTAATTTTATAATCTCTGCCCGCATCCTTCGTAAACAAACTACTTACAGGAATTGAAAATTCAGTATTATTAATTGCTTCTTTCACACTATTTCCTTCACCTCCAGCAAGAACATCAACTTTTTTAAACTGACCTCCTACGGGCACTTTATCGGTCGTTTTATAAGCCGTAAAATTGATTTCGTTATTTGCATTTGCAACCGAAAAAGCAGCTGTACTTTTTTTGGATACTGCTTTACTTTCTTCTTTAACAGCCTCTTTTTTTTCCTCTGATTTACATGCTGAAAAATGGAACACCGTTCCTACTAATAAAAATGAAATAATAAATATTTTTTTCATGATTCTTTTGTTTAAAATTAAATTGTTTTAGCCAATTTTATATATTCTTTTTTTGCATCCTCAACAGTCATTCCATTTAATTGCATCCAAGCATTAAATTTAAATGCACTTCTTACATCTAATCCACTATTAAATGAAAATTTATTACCAAAATTTGCTTGCTTGTAATAAGCATAAAATTTCAGCATAACATCAGGAGCAACAGCCTTTTTCAACTTAGATATTTTATCAAAAGCAGCTTTATACTCTTTATCTAAATCTATATTATTTTTCTGCGACAACTTGGACACCACCTTTAACTTTATCTCCTAATTTCACATTAACTTTTGTTCCTAAAGGCAAATATAAATCAACCCTAGAACCGAATTTTATAAAACCTGCATCCGTTCCTTGCGTTACTACATTACCCTCTGTAGCATAGTTTACAATTCTTTTTGCCAAAGCTCCAGCTATTTGTCTATATAAAATTTCTCCAAAAATTTTATTTTCAATGACTACTGAGGTTCTTTCATTTTCAGTAGATGCTTTTGGGTGCCATGCTACTAAATATTTCCCTGGATGATATTTGCTGTATTTTATAATCCCGCTCATCGCATATCTTGTAACATGAACATTTATTGGAGACATAAAAATTGATATTTGTAATCTTTTATCTTTAAAATACTCCGTCTCTTCTACTTCCTCAATAACGACAACTTTTCCATCTACTGGTGCTATAATATGGGTGTCATTTAAATTAGTGATTCTTTTAGGGTTCCTAAAAAATTGTAGTACGATAATTACAAAACCCAAAATTATAACTTGAATCGTTTTTACTAACCAAGTTATATTAATAAAATTTTCAGCTAATAAAATTGCTGCAATCGCAATAATAAAAGTAATTGAAATAATTTTATATCCTTCCTTATGAAATTTAATCATTTTTAAATAATAAAGTTAATATACAAATATACAAACGGAGCAGCAAACAACAAACTATCTAATCTATCTAAAATGCCTCCGTGACCTGGCATAATGCTTCCACTATCTTTAACCTTTGCCTGTCTTTTAAATTTAGATTCCACTAAATCACCAACAGTTCCAATTACTGAAACGATAACTCCTATAATCATCCAATTTAACATAGAAAAATCTAAATTAAATTTACTAATGAACATAGCAGCTAAAAGTGAAAAAATAAACCCCCCAAAAAAACCTTCAATTGTTTTTTTAGGTGATACTGATGGAAACAACTTGTTTTTTCCAAAATTTTTACCAACTAGAAATGCAAAAGAATCGTTTACCCAAATAATTGATAAAATACTGATCATTAAATATGGATGAAAATTGTTTTCATAAAAAGGAAGCAACACTAAAAAGCACACAGAGAATATTACATATCTAATTGTAACACCTAGTTTTACTCTCTCATTTAAAAAACTAATTTCCTTCTTTGCAAATAGTTGATATATCAAGAAAACGGAAGATAGAATCGATATCATTAACACTAATGATATAGCATGACTATCCCGTCTTTTAATCATTAAAAATAATACAAATGCAAATAGAACATAC
Proteins encoded:
- a CDS encoding VWA domain-containing protein — protein: MKNNTKRKGFIFKTYEAENQSPFEMLFEIFKELITHTSGDFEEAIDWLRSLDKEYKLTDENYTIDDFIEDLKKKGYIREEVKADGTGGTKITPKTERAIRQQALNHIFGKIKRSGSGNHKSKSAGIGDEHTGDFRAYQFGDGLDKVSITESIRNAQINNGIDNFNLTENDLVVEDTLHKSQMSTVLMIDISHSMILYGEDRITPAKKVAMALAELITTRYPKDTLDIIVFGNDAWSIKIKDLPYLQVGPYHTNTVAGLKLAMDLLRRKRNTNKQIFMITDGKPSCLLLPDGQYYKNSNGLDKYIVNKCYAMAQQARKLHIPITTFMIAQDPYLMQFVKAFTQANQGKAFYTGLKGLGEMIFEDYETNRKKRIKG
- a CDS encoding zinc-dependent metalloprotease, translating into MKTNNSQSFKILCSLFLTLAIAGVQDTSAQFWKKKTKAKTEIATKKKAPKKKGKTIKELTKSSKKIEGLFAIYQDTITGATHLLVKKEQLDNDFIYFSQIADGVTEAGQFRGAYQGSSVFHIKKYFNRLEFVAPNTSFYFDEKNAISKSSSANISDAVIAAGKILATDDKTGEYLIAADGLFLSETFTRIKGPRFPGQSPFAFSLGRFDKTKSKIEEIKNYPENTNVKTEYVYNNPAVLNGGSSAVTDGRNVSIKVFHTFMNMPESDYETRMDDPRVGYFLTQTNNMTSTDVVNYRDFIHRWKLVKKNPDATISEPVTPITWWIENTTPVEFRETIKDGVLAWNKAFEKAGFNNAMVVKIQPDDADWDAGDVRYNVLRWTSSPNPPFGGYGPSFVNPRTGEILGADIMLEYVHFTNRVYYDRVFDNAAALNFTAATAEEEKLKFFKNKNNHLFCSKGHLMHENTLFGQTVLAAAGASDLEMEGMKEQGMKSLIMHEVGHTLGLNHNMKASQLFSPEQLADANFIKGKALTGSVMDYAGINLTLDRSKQGQYYDMAVGPYDIWAIQFGYTPFKSTSEKNTLLDRSTEPSLIFGNDADDMRSPGKAIDPRVMIGDLSNDQIGYSIDRIQLSNNMMKDIKTRFGNSGESYMQLRQAYYILSGQSATAAGVISRFIGGVYVDRTKPGQNGETMPYTPVSLEDQKRAMNALKKYVFAPDAFKAPADLYNYLAQQRRGYNFFGGPEDPKIHEQVLSYQARVLAHITHPNTLKRISNSELYGNEYKLSTYMTDLNNAIFKGDIKGSVNSFRQNLQATYTKGLISIISGKSSGRYPIAAKSMAIYNLKNIQNWVSNTTGNIATKAHKNHLKTLITNAMKEIK
- a CDS encoding TIGR01777 family oxidoreductase, producing the protein MARILITGGTGLVGKRLTQLLIDKNHEVLILSRNPKNENEFKWNIVKNYIDEKAFKNIDFIIHLAGAGIADERWTKKRKQVIIDSRVKTANLLFEKVNELKLELKGFISASGIGYYGAITSKTIFKETDKSGSDFLAEVCQKWEAAAHQFSKINIPITILRTGIVLAAKGGALEKMKTPVISPLGSGKQYIPWIHIDDLCQMYIQSIEANLIGIYNAVAPDHQTSITFSKTLAKSIKRPYLGIGVPAFMLKILFGELAVILLEGSRISTKKIEKNGYSFRFKTLKKALNNL
- a CDS encoding YceI family protein — encoded protein: MKKIFIISFLLVGTVFHFSACKSEEKKEAVKEESKAVSKKSTAAFSVANANNEINFTAYKTTDKVPVGGQFKKVDVLAGGEGNSVKEAINNTEFSIPVSSLFTKDAGRDYKIKKFFFGIMENTKLLSGKLSLTDVTNGVAEIKMNGITQKVPFTYTIIGKSFNMKATMNVTNWNASDALSSLNKVCIDLHRGADGVSKTWSEVGLNITSTF
- a CDS encoding acyl-CoA-binding protein encodes the protein MSQKNNIDLDKEYKAAFDKISKLKKAVAPDVMLKFYAYYKQANFGNKFSFNSGLDVRSAFKFNAWMQLNGMTVEDAKKEYIKLAKTI
- a CDS encoding phosphatidylserine decarboxylase family protein translates to MIKFHKEGYKIISITFIIAIAAILLAENFINITWLVKTIQVIILGFVIIVLQFFRNPKRITNLNDTHIIAPVDGKVVVIEEVEETEYFKDKRLQISIFMSPINVHVTRYAMSGIIKYSKYHPGKYLVAWHPKASTENERTSVVIENKIFGEILYRQIAGALAKRIVNYATEGNVVTQGTDAGFIKFGSRVDLYLPLGTKVNVKLGDKVKGGVQVVAEK
- a CDS encoding phosphatidate cytidylyltransferase, with translation MRNLLKRTLSGIIFVLIFFSAILYSENSYIALIILCGFLCIWEFIRMIKLKSFVPYVLFAFVLFLMIKRRDSHAISLVLMISILSSVFLIYQLFAKKEISFLNERVKLGVTIRYVIFSVCFLVLLPFYENNFHPYLMISILSIIWVNDSFAFLVGKNFGKNKLFPSVSPKKTIEGFFGGFIFSLLAAMFISKFNLDFSMLNWMIIGVIVSVIGTVGDLVESKFKRQAKVKDSGSIMPGHGGILDRLDSLLFAAPFVYLYINFII